Proteins from a genomic interval of Symmachiella macrocystis:
- a CDS encoding PTS sugar transporter subunit IIA — protein sequence MAHEFITLEQLAEQLGRDRRDLEKQVSRGRLPGQRVEGQWRFHPAEITQWLEMEMRGYNDEELLEVEEAQVSEEVEGGLPVSSFLYPETTQVPMEGKTKRSVLEELIEVAGRTWQVWEPASILSAVQERESVIPTGYENGVAIPHPRTPMADALGESMISYGRTQSGIAFGAPKRQLTDMFFLVLCRDSRTHLLVLARLGRMLQLPGFIDELREAADSLTSYEIICQADNRLTEEA from the coding sequence ATGGCTCACGAATTCATCACGTTGGAGCAATTGGCCGAACAATTGGGGCGTGACCGTCGCGACTTGGAAAAGCAAGTGAGCCGCGGCCGTCTGCCCGGGCAGCGCGTTGAAGGCCAGTGGCGGTTTCATCCAGCGGAAATCACACAGTGGTTGGAAATGGAGATGCGGGGATACAACGACGAAGAGTTGTTAGAGGTTGAAGAAGCCCAAGTTTCAGAGGAGGTCGAAGGGGGGTTGCCGGTCAGCAGCTTTTTGTATCCCGAAACCACGCAAGTCCCGATGGAAGGCAAGACCAAACGCTCGGTTCTGGAAGAACTGATCGAAGTGGCAGGTCGGACTTGGCAAGTGTGGGAGCCGGCGTCGATTCTGTCCGCGGTCCAGGAGCGTGAAAGCGTAATTCCCACCGGTTATGAAAACGGCGTTGCCATTCCGCACCCCCGTACACCGATGGCCGATGCGTTGGGCGAGTCAATGATTTCCTACGGCCGCACGCAATCTGGAATTGCCTTTGGAGCGCCGAAACGCCAGTTGACCGACATGTTTTTTCTGGTGCTTTGCCGAGATTCACGCACGCATTTGTTGGTACTGGCTCGGCTGGGGCGGATGTTGCAATTGCCGGGATTTATCGACGAATTGCGCGAAGCGGCCGATTCGCTTACGTCTTACGAAATCATTTGTCAGGCGGACAATCGATTGACGGAAGAGGCATGA